The window TTTCTATTTCTTGCTTCGTGGTAATAGCCAGGCTCTGCGTAGCCAGTCTATATCCGGTTGATACAGGTCTCTTATGTCACTCAGACCCAGGCTGATCATGGCTAAACGTCCGATACCAAGTCCCCAGGCTAATACGGGGTATTTTACGCCTATTGGATGAGTGACTTCCTCTCTGAAGATGCCAGCACCACCCAGCTCTATCCAGCCCCTCTCTGTATATACTTCAACCTCCACTGATGGTTCGGTATAGGGAAAATATCCGGGTCGGAATCGTATAGAAGGGAACCCCATCTTCCGATAGAATACTGCGAGACACCCGAGCAAATTGGCGAACGTCACGTCGCGGTCCATGATAATACCTTCCAGCTGGTCGAATTCTGGTATGTGGGTTGGGTCAATGGTCTCGCGGCGATACACGCGTCCGATGCAGAAGACCTTAACAGGTGGCTCGGGATGTGAAGCCAGGTATTTCACAGTGACTGCGGTGGTATGAGTCCGTAGAAGCAGTTCCTCACCCTGCTCTCTCCTCCATTCACCACCCCAACCCGATGAATTTAATGGTCCTCCGTGCTCATGCATCTCCTTTACACGTTTTATCAACTCCTCAGAAGCGTCTATAGGTCGCTTCAAGCCAAGATAGAAAGTATCCTGCATCTCCCGCGCGGGATGGTCCTGCGGCACAAATAACGCATCGAAATTCCAGAACGCACTCTGAACGTGTTCACCCTTTATCTCTATGAACCCCATCTCGGTGAAGATTCGTCTCATGCGGTCCAGAATCCGCTGATAAGGGTGCAACTTAGCTGCGAATATCTCTCGCCCCGATATATCCACATCATAACGTTTGAATTTGAACCTCCGTCCTTTCCATGTCCTTATAATCTCGGGTGTTAACTGTGCTATCTCCTCCTCAATAGATAACCCGCGCTCAAGAAGCTCCATACCCGCATCTGTGATGCCTATTCTCCGTTCTACCCGGGTAGAACTCACCACCAGTCGCCGTGAAATCAACTGTGTTATGACCTTCTCTTTGGTCTCCAGCTTCAATTCCGACTGCCCTTCTGCCAGAGACTGCAATATCTCCTCATCAGCGCCATAAGGGGGTTCAGCATTGACAGCAGGTATTAGACGTCCATTATCAATATACGCCCAGTTCTTCCGCAGCAGCCAGTTTATTGCTATATTCACACGTTTACCGAGAGCATGTTTCAGGTATTCTACCGATGTTGCTCCCTCATGCTGTAATAATAAACGAAGTGCTTTACGTTCTGGTAGTGCATCCGCAGCATACTCCTCACCCTCTGGTGTCAAACGATAATAAATCCGTCTCTGCTCTTTAACCACACAAAGCCCCTTCTTTGCGAGTGTAAACGCTGCTTGCATAACTGCGTCTTCGTTTGTACCCGTGAGTTCAGCCAGTACCGCTGGGGCATACTCATACTCACGCGCACGCGTACCATCACCGCGCTGACGCCGAAACGCGAGTAAAAGCCGCTTCTCCGCTGCTGTCAGCTCAGAATCTACCGCCATGTTGTATTGATATGATTTAACCAAAATAAGAATTAGAAATAAAGATAAGCAGGAGTGATGAAGATAGGGGTAATAGCGATACAGGGGGATGTAGAGGAGCATATAAAAGCTTTGAAAGCGACTTTAGCAGAGAGGGGCGAGAACGGAGAGGTGATAAGGATAAAGCATCGTGGTATCGTGAGCTCATGTGATGCGATTGTCATACCAGGAGGCGAGAGTACAACTATCGGGCGGTTGATGGAACGTGAAGGGATAACTGAGGAGCTAAGGGATGCGGCGGAAGAGGGTAAACCCTTGCTGGGCACCTGTGCAGGTATGATTTTATTAGCGAGGGAGGGGGATGAGGAGGTGAAGAAGACCGGTCAGCCGTTGCTGGGTTTAATGGATGTACGGGTAAAGAGGAATGCTTTTGGCAGACAGAGGGAATCATTTGAGGCGCCATTGAAGATGAGCATCTTTGATGAACCCTTTCCCGGTGTTTTCATCAGGGCACCGTGTATAACACACGCAGCAGATACTGTGGATGTACTGGCAACGCTCGATGATGATATTAACAGGATTGTAGCGGCGAGGCAGGGTAATATAATGGCACTGGCATTTCATCCCGAACTTACCGGCGACAGAAGAATCCACCATTATTTCCTCGATACCTTACTTTAGATTTTAGATTCACAAGAGCAAAAACAAAGAGCAAAAAGCAAAAGGTGATTATGAAGGAGTTATATGGCTGGAAGGGCAGGATAGTTCAGATAGACCTATCCACCATGGAGATAAAGACATTTACGCCTGAACACGAGCTGTTCAAGGAGTTTCTTGGTGGTAGAGGGCTTGGTGCGAAGTTAGTGTACGATAATGGTCATATAGAAGATGCACTCGCGCCTGAGAATATACTGGTGTTTGCAGCGGGACCGCTAACCGGCACACGTGCACCATCTTCGGGCAGGCTATCCCTATCCACAAAATCTCCACTGACTGGTACGATACTAGATTGTAACTGTGGTGGATTCTTGGGTGTAGAGCTGAAGAAAGCGGGTTACGATGCGGTGATTATTCGTGGTAAATCGCCGGAACCGGTTTTTATAGAGATAGAGAACGAGCGAGTAGAGCTGAAATCGGCATCCGGTATCTGGGGCAAGAATACAAAAGAGACAACCAGGCTGCTAAAGAGCAGAGGCAGGGGTAGAGTTGCCTGTATAGGTAGAGCAGGTGAGAAACAGGTTCTGCTCGCTGCTATCATCTCTGATAGTGTGCATGCGTTTGGACGTGGTGGAGCAGGCGCAGTAATGGGTTCAAAGAACCTCAAGGCGCTGGTGGTGAAGGGCTCGGGCGATGTGGATATCCATGACCGTGTGGAGTTCGAGCGGCAGAGGCGAGCGATTAAACGGCTCCTGATTGCAACTCCTACGATAAGCAAAGGGCTTTCGGTCTTCGGTACAGCGTTTCTGATGAAGATAACGAGCTGGATGAAAGTCCTGCCAGTGGCTAATTTTAGTAGGTCAGAGCCGGAGTTCAAGCTGGATACTCTCTTTGCAAGCGAGATTAACAGGCGGTATAATCCCGGGAAGCGAGCGTGTCATTCCTGTTCAATAGCGTGCAAAAGGGAGGATGATAGAGGTAGAGAACTGCCCGAATACGAGACGATAGGACTAATGAGCGCCAATATAGGCAATAGCAGCTATGAAGCAATAGTAGAAGCGAACATGCTCTGTAATGATTACGGTATTGATACAATCTCAGTAGCAGGTGTTCTGGGCTGTTATGGAGATATAAAAGGTAAAAGAATCAACGATACCGAACTTCTGGACATGGTACGGGCGATAGGGGAGTGTGAGGGTATAGGTGCGCAATTGGGACAGGGAGTAAAGCGGTATTCGAGCTCAGAGGGCTATCCTGAGCGGGCAATGCAAGTGAAGGGGCTTCAACTACCTGCATACGACCCACGTGTGGTGAAGGGTCTGGGTTTCAGCTATGCCACATCCAATCGCGGTGGTTGCCACACAAGAGCATATCTTGTAGCACCTGAGATACTGCGAAAGCCAAAGGCGATAGACCCTTACACGCTTGCTGGTAAAGCCGGGCACACAAAGATATTTCAGGACAGGTTCGCTGCGGTTGATTCCCTGATAGTGTGTAAATTCGCATTCTTTGGCGCTGGCGAGGAGGAGTATGCGAACATACTGAGCGCGGTTACGGGTGTGGAATATACATCAGAGGATTTGATGCGTGTGGGTGAGCGGATATGGAATATAGAACGACTGTACAACATAAGGGAAGGTTTTACGAGAGCTGATGACACGCTGCCTGCACGATTCTTTGAAGAGGCGGTGAATGGGCATGTGATAGAGCATGAGGAGTTCCAGAATACGCTGGATGAGTATTATCGTATGCGTGGCTGGGATGAGAATGGGGTGCCAACAAAGCGGGTACTGGAGAAGTTGAATCTTGGGGTATATATTTGAGGAGCGAGAATATTATTGTAGGATGCTCTGGAGGGAGAAGGAGTTACTTGAACTGCTGAAAGGTGGGAAATTGAATACAAGTGAGGTAGTAAAGCGAGCGAATATGAGCAAAGCGACAGCATTGAAGTATCTTGAGGGACTTAAAGGTAGGGGACTGATTACTTGTGAGATGGTAGGACCTACAAAGCTATGGTCTCTGGTAGGTGAAGAGGGCGATGCGAAATTTGAGCGTCAGGACAGGATTTTGGAGTATATACAGATAGATCGAGAGATATTCAAGTTATTGGGCGAGTTCGAGCGTGTTACAGGGAGGAGATTGGAAGTCACGATAGACCAGAATGGAATACACCTGCGGACACGCGAGAAATGATGTTGAAGCGGATAGCGGATGATGAGCTTGTACATCTGTTAGATGCTAAAGGAAGGCGGCATCAGGTTTTACTGCAGCCAGGTTCTTTTTTCTCATTCTCCCATGGTAAGGTTGCCCACGACGATATAATAGGACTGGAGGAGGGGGCTACAGTAAGCTCTTCGCTTGGTGAGCGGCTTCTTGTGCTTCGACCTACCTTAGGTGAGTATATAGCAAAGATGAGGAAGGGTTCACAGGTATTATACGCGAAGGACATAGCGGCGATTTTAATTTTAGCCGATATCTTCCCGGGAGCGAGGGTGTTAGAGGCGGGAACAGGTTCTGGTGCACTCACAATAGCGCTACTGCGTGCAGTTTGCAGTAATGGAGAGGTGATATCATATGAAAGAAGGAGCGAGTTTCAGGAGATTGCTGCACGTAATATAGAAACTTTCTTTGGTAAGATGAGGAGTGCAGGTAGTTCAAGTTCGGGTAAGCTGATATTAAAGGCGGGCGATGTGTATGAGGGTATAGAGGAGCGCGAACT of the Methanophagales archaeon genome contains:
- a CDS encoding tRNA (adenine-N1)-methyltransferase → MMLKRIADDELVHLLDAKGRRHQVLLQPGSFFSFSHGKVAHDDIIGLEEGATVSSSLGERLLVLRPTLGEYIAKMRKGSQVLYAKDIAAILILADIFPGARVLEAGTGSGALTIALLRAVCSNGEVISYERRSEFQEIAARNIETFFGKMRSAGSSSSGKLILKAGDVYEGIEERELDRVILDLSEPWRALHSVEQALRPGGILLCYTPTVLQIYKLSRRMELRYEQSFRVMGIYEMGIREWEIKGRSMRPQHRGIVHTGFIFVARRLYH
- a CDS encoding phenylalanine--tRNA ligase subunit alpha gives rise to the protein MAVDSELTAAEKRLLLAFRRQRGDGTRAREYEYAPAVLAELTGTNEDAVMQAAFTLAKKGLCVVKEQRRIYYRLTPEGEEYAADALPERKALRLLLQHEGATSVEYLKHALGKRVNIAINWLLRKNWAYIDNGRLIPAVNAEPPYGADEEILQSLAEGQSELKLETKEKVITQLISRRLVVSSTRVERRIGITDAGMELLERGLSIEEEIAQLTPEIIRTWKGRRFKFKRYDVDISGREIFAAKLHPYQRILDRMRRIFTEMGFIEIKGEHVQSAFWNFDALFVPQDHPAREMQDTFYLGLKRPIDASEELIKRVKEMHEHGGPLNSSGWGGEWRREQGEELLLRTHTTAVTVKYLASHPEPPVKVFCIGRVYRRETIDPTHIPEFDQLEGIIMDRDVTFANLLGCLAVFYRKMGFPSIRFRPGYFPYTEPSVEVEVYTERGWIELGGAGIFREEVTHPIGVKYPVLAWGLGIGRLAMISLGLSDIRDLYQPDIDWLRRAWLLPRSKK
- the pdxT gene encoding pyridoxal 5'-phosphate synthase glutaminase subunit PdxT, whose translation is MKIGVIAIQGDVEEHIKALKATLAERGENGEVIRIKHRGIVSSCDAIVIPGGESTTIGRLMEREGITEELRDAAEEGKPLLGTCAGMILLAREGDEEVKKTGQPLLGLMDVRVKRNAFGRQRESFEAPLKMSIFDEPFPGVFIRAPCITHAADTVDVLATLDDDINRIVAARQGNIMALAFHPELTGDRRIHHYFLDTLL
- a CDS encoding aldehyde ferredoxin oxidoreductase family protein, whose translation is MKELYGWKGRIVQIDLSTMEIKTFTPEHELFKEFLGGRGLGAKLVYDNGHIEDALAPENILVFAAGPLTGTRAPSSGRLSLSTKSPLTGTILDCNCGGFLGVELKKAGYDAVIIRGKSPEPVFIEIENERVELKSASGIWGKNTKETTRLLKSRGRGRVACIGRAGEKQVLLAAIISDSVHAFGRGGAGAVMGSKNLKALVVKGSGDVDIHDRVEFERQRRAIKRLLIATPTISKGLSVFGTAFLMKITSWMKVLPVANFSRSEPEFKLDTLFASEINRRYNPGKRACHSCSIACKREDDRGRELPEYETIGLMSANIGNSSYEAIVEANMLCNDYGIDTISVAGVLGCYGDIKGKRINDTELLDMVRAIGECEGIGAQLGQGVKRYSSSEGYPERAMQVKGLQLPAYDPRVVKGLGFSYATSNRGGCHTRAYLVAPEILRKPKAIDPYTLAGKAGHTKIFQDRFAAVDSLIVCKFAFFGAGEEEYANILSAVTGVEYTSEDLMRVGERIWNIERLYNIREGFTRADDTLPARFFEEAVNGHVIEHEEFQNTLDEYYRMRGWDENGVPTKRVLEKLNLGVYI